A genome region from Flavobacterium sp. CFS9 includes the following:
- a CDS encoding four helix bundle protein, with amino-acid sequence MEYSKLEVWLEARKLVNLLYDFSKLFPKEELFGLTNQMRRAAISIPSNIAEGCGRQTSKETIHFLHISRGSLFELETQFYLAFDQQYIEENSFNIALDQIQTCKKLLNGFINYYKKII; translated from the coding sequence ATGGAGTACAGTAAGTTAGAGGTGTGGTTGGAAGCAAGGAAATTAGTGAATTTATTGTATGATTTTTCGAAATTATTTCCAAAAGAAGAATTGTTTGGATTGACGAATCAAATGAGAAGGGCAGCAATCTCAATTCCTTCCAATATAGCAGAAGGTTGTGGAAGACAAACTTCAAAAGAAACGATACATTTTCTTCACATATCCAGAGGATCGCTATTTGAATTAGAAACTCAATTTTATTTAGCGTTTGATCAACAATATATTGAAGAAAACAGCTTTAACATTGCGCTTGATCAGATTCAGACTTGTAAAAAGCTATTAAATGGGTTTATTAACTACTATAAAAAAATAATATAG
- the metF gene encoding methylenetetrahydrofolate reductase [NAD(P)H], with protein MKVTEHIENAKGNTLFSFELIPPQKGKSIQELYDNIDPLMEFKPPFIDVTTSREEYIYIDKGNGLLDKKLTRMRPGTLGICASIKHKYNVDTVPHLLCGGFTQEETEYMLVDCQYLGINNVMALRGDAMKDEQSFVPKAGGNSYAIDLVRQINDLNNGKYLHELMDTDNKADFCIGVAGYPEKHLESPSLQSDLKRLKEKVDAGADYVVTQMFFDNAKYFAFVEKAREIGITIPIIPGIKPIAVQRHLQILPQIFRIDLPEDLIDAVDKCKNNAEIKQVGIEWAVQQSLELKAAGVPVLHYYSMGKSENIRQIARQVF; from the coding sequence ATGAAAGTAACAGAACATATAGAAAACGCGAAAGGAAATACATTATTCTCGTTTGAACTTATTCCGCCTCAAAAAGGGAAGAGCATTCAGGAATTGTATGATAATATTGATCCGTTGATGGAGTTTAAACCACCATTTATTGACGTAACCACTTCGCGTGAAGAATATATCTATATTGATAAAGGAAATGGACTTTTAGATAAAAAGCTAACGCGTATGCGTCCGGGAACACTTGGAATTTGTGCTTCTATAAAACATAAATACAATGTTGATACAGTACCACATTTACTTTGTGGAGGCTTTACACAGGAAGAAACCGAATACATGCTGGTAGATTGCCAGTATTTAGGAATCAATAATGTAATGGCACTTCGTGGTGACGCTATGAAAGACGAACAATCTTTTGTGCCAAAAGCGGGCGGGAATAGTTACGCTATTGATTTGGTGCGTCAGATCAACGACTTAAACAACGGAAAGTACCTTCATGAATTAATGGATACTGATAATAAAGCCGATTTTTGCATTGGTGTTGCGGGTTATCCTGAAAAACATTTGGAGTCTCCTTCTTTACAGTCTGATTTAAAAAGACTTAAAGAGAAAGTAGATGCGGGAGCCGATTATGTGGTAACCCAAATGTTTTTTGATAATGCTAAATATTTTGCCTTTGTAGAAAAAGCAAGAGAAATTGGTATTACAATTCCGATTATTCCGGGAATCAAACCAATTGCAGTTCAGAGACATTTACAAATTTTGCCTCAGATTTTTAGAATCGATCTGCCGGAAGATTTAATTGATGCTGTAGATAAATGTAAAAACAATGCCGAAATCAAGCAAGTCGGAATCGAGTGGGCCGTTCAGCAATCATTAGAATTAAAAGCAGCCGGAGTCCCTGTTTTACATTATTATTCAATGGGGAAATCAGAGAATATCCGTCAGATTGCGCGTCAGGTTTTCTAA
- a CDS encoding class I SAM-dependent methyltransferase — translation MMEKEELQAIASQLKHPTGEKGIEMANMMHEVNINMTRHSVQNLQVTSGNTILELGHGNAGHLEYILEQAQDLRYYGLEMSELMYQEAQQINAAFVTKKQAHFSLYGGTDIPFKEASFDKIFTVNTIYFWQEPEKLLSEIYRVLKPEGTFCITFAEESFMKQLPFTQFEFNLYSTEKAENLIERTAFQIVHKETLTESVKSKLGEWVDRDFTTLVLGKR, via the coding sequence ATGATGGAAAAAGAAGAATTACAGGCAATAGCCTCTCAGCTAAAGCATCCTACAGGAGAAAAAGGAATAGAAATGGCGAATATGATGCATGAAGTTAATATCAATATGACGCGCCATTCCGTTCAAAATCTGCAGGTAACATCGGGAAATACAATTTTAGAATTAGGTCACGGAAATGCCGGACATTTAGAGTATATACTCGAGCAAGCCCAGGATCTGAGGTACTACGGACTTGAAATGTCGGAGTTAATGTATCAGGAAGCGCAGCAAATTAATGCCGCTTTTGTGACTAAAAAACAGGCTCACTTCTCTCTTTATGGCGGAACCGATATTCCATTTAAAGAAGCCTCTTTTGATAAAATATTTACAGTAAACACCATTTACTTTTGGCAGGAACCGGAGAAGTTACTCTCAGAAATTTACAGAGTTTTAAAACCTGAAGGCACTTTTTGCATCACCTTTGCCGAAGAAAGTTTTATGAAACAGCTGCCTTTTACTCAGTTTGAATTTAATCTTTACAGCACTGAAAAAGCAGAAAATTTGATTGAAAGAACGGCTTTCCAAATCGTACATAAAGAAACACTGACCGAAAGTGTAAAAAGTAAACTGGGTGAATGGGTAGACAGAGATTTTACAACTTTGGTATTAGGGAAACGTTGA
- a CDS encoding dicarboxylate/amino acid:cation symporter has protein sequence MEIKKIDFLKSYSSILLLLGGILLGSVLGLVFKEKVEVIKPLGDIFLNLLFTAIIPLIFFTIASSIASLERTEKLGKLFVIMVLVFLSTILISAIVMIVAVYLFPIHQNIILSKVPIENIQSGSIGEQIAQLVTVNDFFELLSRKSMLALIIFSFLIGFASLQSGEKGSAFRSFLDSGNEVMKQLLNLIMKLAPIGLGAYFAYQVGVFGPQLFGVYAKPLGVYYAACTFYFFVFFSLYALVAGGKRAFMVFWSNNITPALTAVGTCSSIATIPANLEAAEKMNIPKHVRNLVIPLGAPLHKDGSSMSSILKITVLFAMFGKDFTAPSTILLALGITVIVSIVEGGIPNGGYIGEILAITVYGLPMEQALPVAMILGTLVDPIATLLNVNGDLICSMVVSRFSEKTKW, from the coding sequence ATGGAGATTAAAAAGATCGATTTTCTAAAAAGTTACAGCAGTATTCTATTGCTTTTGGGCGGGATCCTGCTCGGAAGTGTTTTAGGATTGGTTTTCAAAGAAAAAGTTGAAGTTATAAAACCTCTGGGAGATATTTTCCTCAATCTGCTCTTTACGGCCATTATCCCTTTAATTTTCTTTACAATTGCATCTTCAATTGCCAGTCTGGAAAGAACAGAGAAATTGGGCAAACTGTTTGTAATCATGGTTCTGGTTTTTTTAAGCACCATTTTAATTTCGGCCATCGTAATGATTGTGGCAGTGTATCTTTTTCCGATTCATCAGAATATTATATTGTCTAAAGTCCCGATAGAAAACATCCAATCAGGAAGTATTGGTGAGCAAATAGCGCAACTGGTTACCGTAAATGATTTCTTTGAATTGCTGTCCCGAAAAAGTATGCTGGCGCTTATTATCTTTTCTTTTTTAATTGGTTTTGCAAGTCTGCAATCCGGAGAAAAAGGAAGCGCTTTCAGAAGTTTTCTGGATTCAGGTAACGAAGTCATGAAGCAGCTTTTGAACCTCATTATGAAATTGGCTCCAATTGGTTTGGGAGCGTATTTTGCTTATCAGGTTGGTGTTTTTGGTCCACAATTGTTTGGTGTTTATGCCAAGCCTTTAGGGGTTTATTATGCGGCCTGTACCTTCTATTTCTTCGTTTTTTTTAGTTTGTATGCCTTAGTGGCCGGAGGAAAGAGAGCTTTTATGGTATTTTGGAGCAATAACATTACACCCGCTTTAACGGCGGTTGGAACCTGCAGCAGTATTGCGACCATCCCTGCAAATCTGGAAGCTGCCGAGAAGATGAACATTCCTAAGCACGTTCGCAATTTGGTCATTCCGCTTGGAGCGCCCTTGCACAAAGACGGTTCGAGTATGTCTTCTATCCTTAAAATAACCGTTCTTTTTGCCATGTTTGGAAAAGATTTCACGGCACCTTCGACCATACTTTTAGCACTAGGAATTACTGTAATCGTTTCAATTGTAGAAGGCGGAATTCCAAATGGAGGTTATATTGGAGAAATTCTGGCCATCACAGTTTACGGATTGCCAATGGAACAGGCCTTGCCGGTTGCCATGATTTTAGGAACTCTGGTCGACCCCATAGCGACTTTGTTAAATGTCAATGGGGATCTCATTTGTTCAATGGTGGTCTCGCGGTTTTCCGAAAAAACGAAGTGGTAA
- a CDS encoding aspartate aminotransferase family protein, whose product MNSILQNDLNDLENILEKAKQHGIAFLDNLESVPTSSKNTIDPTRVLNETGLGSLGALEEFNERLAPLMVASPGPRYLGFVTGGSTPASIVGDWLSTVYDQNTQAVKAQGGTSALIEFETIHLLRQLLELPESFLGGFVTGATMSNFTCLGVARQWIGAQSGKDFAKNGVSGAIPILTATPHSSSIKTLSMLGIGSNNYTVLKTAEGNREAIDIDDLQKNIEALEGKPFILISSAGTVNTADFDDFTAIAKLREKYNFWWHIDAAFGGFAAVSEKFKHLTEGWEGADSITIDCHKWLNVPYESAFYLIKKEHVGLQIETFQNSNAPYLGNPLENFNYLNVLPENSRRLRALPVWFSLLAYGKEGFKDIIEKSTALALHFANALIEDENFELLAPIRLNNVCFTLKGDHNQENVSKFLTHLNDTGKVFMTPTVYQNRKGIRASFVNWRTTENDIKIIIEEIKKTLSELDF is encoded by the coding sequence ATGAATTCAATACTTCAAAATGATCTGAACGATCTTGAAAACATTCTGGAAAAAGCAAAACAGCACGGAATAGCGTTTTTGGATAATCTTGAAAGCGTTCCAACTTCCAGTAAAAATACAATTGATCCAACGCGAGTACTAAATGAGACAGGTTTAGGATCATTAGGAGCTTTGGAAGAATTTAACGAGAGACTGGCACCCTTGATGGTAGCTTCTCCAGGGCCAAGATACTTAGGTTTTGTTACCGGAGGATCAACGCCCGCATCTATTGTAGGCGATTGGCTGTCTACAGTATACGATCAGAATACTCAGGCGGTTAAGGCTCAGGGAGGAACTTCGGCTCTAATCGAGTTTGAAACCATTCATTTGCTGCGACAGCTATTAGAGCTTCCGGAATCTTTTTTAGGAGGATTCGTGACCGGAGCGACAATGTCAAATTTTACCTGTTTAGGTGTGGCGAGACAGTGGATTGGTGCTCAGTCAGGAAAAGATTTTGCTAAAAACGGAGTTTCCGGGGCCATACCTATCTTAACTGCGACACCACATTCTTCATCCATAAAAACATTATCGATGCTGGGTATTGGAAGTAACAATTATACGGTACTTAAAACGGCAGAAGGCAATAGAGAAGCTATTGATATCGACGATCTGCAGAAGAATATTGAGGCATTAGAAGGAAAACCATTTATTTTGATTTCGAGTGCGGGAACCGTTAATACAGCCGATTTTGATGATTTTACAGCCATTGCAAAGCTTAGAGAAAAGTACAATTTCTGGTGGCATATTGATGCTGCTTTTGGCGGTTTTGCTGCGGTTTCTGAGAAATTCAAACACCTGACAGAAGGCTGGGAAGGTGCGGACAGTATTACAATTGACTGTCACAAATGGTTAAATGTACCTTATGAAAGTGCTTTTTATTTAATTAAGAAAGAGCATGTCGGACTGCAAATTGAGACGTTCCAAAATTCTAATGCGCCTTATTTAGGGAATCCTCTGGAGAATTTTAATTACCTGAATGTGCTGCCTGAAAATTCACGCCGATTAAGAGCTTTACCGGTTTGGTTCTCTTTATTGGCCTATGGAAAAGAAGGATTTAAAGACATCATTGAGAAAAGTACGGCATTGGCACTGCATTTCGCAAACGCTCTTATCGAAGACGAGAACTTCGAACTGCTAGCCCCAATCCGACTGAATAATGTTTGTTTTACATTAAAAGGAGATCATAATCAGGAGAATGTAAGCAAATTTTTGACGCATTTAAATGATACCGGAAAGGTGTTTATGACGCCAACAGTTTATCAAAACCGAAAAGGAATCCGAGCGTCTTTCGTCAATTGGCGTACTACTGAAAATGATATCAAAATAATTATCGAAGAGATAAAAAAGACCCTTTCTGAATTGGATTTTTAA
- a CDS encoding TonB-dependent receptor plug domain-containing protein produces MQISRLILLIAIFFISLQGYSQKDKVSLTGVVVNHLGKTAEGVSVALKGTAYSTLTNNKGEYKISAEPGNYVLLVTHVGYKTTETAIFLKLGGKPTQNITMEEDMAALNEVAVIGKSKVQRVREQAYNITAIDLKKTYNTSADLNQVLNKTTGVRIREYGGLGSAFNFSLNGFSGNQVKFFLDGVPMDSYGSALTLNNIPVNMAERIDVYKGVVPIELGADALGGAVNIVTNKNVNRYIDASYSYGSFNTHRAAINTRFSGRDGFIANINAFANYADNDYKVDVSVVDKNTSKFLPEQKYKHFHDAYKSGTIMAEAGFKNKSFADYLLVGFAVAGNKKEIQQGRTMQKVVGQAFTDSESFITSLKFKKSDLFTKGLSLSINSTYALVNNRSIDTSSRVYDWTGNYMYRQFAGANDKGELGNKTIYVYDEANAQLTTNLKYQLNEQHSLAVNYSYLGYKRKETNEYLKVVELGEPTIDKNILGLSYNFSGLDNRLAISGFGKMFDLATQMIANNITQSSSSTNYGYGATSAYHLTDKFQIKGSYEHAYRLPSATEMLGDGLTINSNIGLRPESSDNANLGLAFNTQNSKNHFNVETSIIYREAKDFIREKQEGDKTVFENLQNVQITGIDGVFRYGYKDFIHFEVNGTYQKSLNKNKYKAGTTSPDALYDAQLPNVPIFYGNADLTFNFKNIRHQDDKLSLNVSANYIDAFYLTWPVLGSLETKKAIPEQFTQNAMVAYSFVNGKYNLAFECRNITDIKVYDYFKVQKPGRAFSVKFRYFLQ; encoded by the coding sequence ATGCAAATAAGTAGATTAATACTCTTGATCGCCATTTTTTTTATTTCACTTCAGGGGTATTCACAAAAGGACAAAGTAAGTTTAACCGGAGTTGTTGTTAATCACCTTGGGAAAACTGCCGAAGGAGTTTCAGTAGCTTTAAAAGGAACAGCATACAGTACACTGACGAATAATAAAGGAGAGTATAAAATTAGTGCCGAGCCGGGAAATTATGTTTTGCTTGTTACTCATGTGGGTTATAAAACCACAGAAACGGCAATTTTTTTAAAGCTGGGAGGAAAGCCTACTCAGAATATTACGATGGAAGAAGATATGGCAGCTTTAAATGAAGTGGCTGTAATAGGAAAGTCAAAAGTTCAAAGAGTACGAGAACAGGCCTATAACATTACCGCTATAGATTTAAAGAAAACCTACAATACGTCTGCCGATTTAAATCAGGTTCTGAATAAAACGACTGGAGTCCGCATTCGGGAATATGGAGGATTGGGATCGGCTTTTAATTTTTCACTGAATGGTTTCTCCGGGAATCAGGTTAAATTCTTTCTGGACGGAGTACCGATGGACAGTTATGGTTCGGCTCTTACGCTGAATAATATTCCGGTAAACATGGCCGAACGAATTGATGTTTACAAAGGCGTTGTTCCTATAGAATTGGGGGCAGATGCGCTGGGGGGAGCTGTTAATATCGTAACCAACAAAAATGTAAATCGTTACATCGATGCTTCTTATAGTTACGGATCGTTTAATACGCACAGAGCAGCCATAAACACAAGATTTTCCGGTAGAGATGGCTTTATCGCTAATATTAATGCCTTTGCAAATTATGCCGACAATGATTATAAGGTAGATGTAAGTGTTGTGGATAAAAATACCTCGAAGTTTTTACCGGAACAAAAATACAAGCATTTTCATGATGCCTATAAATCAGGAACTATAATGGCAGAAGCAGGATTTAAAAACAAGAGTTTTGCTGATTATTTGCTTGTTGGTTTTGCTGTTGCGGGCAATAAAAAAGAAATTCAGCAGGGAAGAACCATGCAAAAAGTAGTTGGGCAGGCTTTTACAGATAGTGAAAGTTTTATTACCTCTCTGAAATTCAAAAAAAGTGATCTTTTTACCAAAGGATTGTCTTTAAGTATTAACTCCACTTATGCTTTAGTAAACAACCGCTCGATCGATACGTCTTCACGAGTGTACGACTGGACAGGGAATTATATGTACAGACAATTTGCAGGAGCAAATGATAAAGGTGAATTAGGAAACAAAACAATATACGTTTACGACGAGGCTAATGCACAGCTGACAACAAATTTAAAATATCAGTTAAATGAACAGCATTCGTTAGCGGTAAACTATTCTTATTTGGGCTACAAACGCAAAGAGACAAACGAGTATTTAAAAGTTGTAGAACTGGGAGAACCTACCATTGACAAAAATATTCTGGGGCTGAGTTATAATTTTAGCGGTCTCGATAATCGATTGGCTATTTCGGGTTTTGGTAAAATGTTTGATTTAGCAACTCAAATGATTGCCAATAACATAACACAATCTTCTTCATCAACAAATTATGGTTATGGTGCTACTTCAGCATACCATTTGACAGATAAATTTCAAATTAAAGGTTCCTATGAACATGCGTATCGTTTGCCTTCTGCTACAGAAATGCTAGGCGACGGACTTACCATAAACAGTAATATCGGATTAAGACCTGAGAGTAGTGATAATGCTAATTTGGGGCTGGCTTTTAATACTCAGAACAGTAAAAATCATTTTAATGTTGAGACAAGTATCATTTACAGAGAAGCAAAAGATTTTATCAGAGAAAAGCAGGAGGGAGACAAAACGGTTTTTGAAAACCTTCAAAACGTACAAATAACAGGCATTGACGGTGTTTTTAGATACGGATACAAAGACTTCATACATTTTGAAGTAAACGGAACTTATCAAAAGAGCCTTAACAAAAACAAATACAAAGCAGGAACAACCAGTCCTGACGCACTGTATGACGCACAATTGCCCAACGTTCCGATCTTCTACGGAAATGCTGATCTGACTTTTAATTTTAAAAACATCAGACATCAGGACGACAAACTTTCTCTAAATGTAAGCGCCAATTATATAGATGCCTTTTATCTGACCTGGCCGGTACTGGGAAGTCTGGAGACCAAAAAAGCTATTCCGGAACAATTTACACAAAACGCTATGGTTGCCTATTCTTTTGTAAACGGCAAATACAATCTGGCTTTCGAGTGCAGAAATATTACCGACATAAAAGTGTACGACTATTTTAAGGTTCAAAAACCCGGACGTGCTTTTTCAGTGAAGTTCAGATACTTTCTACAGTAA
- a CDS encoding DUF4374 domain-containing protein, with the protein MFVNKFAKCFALAFLSCSIFSCSSDDSSKDGTPTVNGTKYVASYWLADYTQYILDFNSTDQLMTGEISAKGVGIEQGGSCFPVNNTFFALSTEDEGSVSFRLNNAGKLAAGDKISFESSYAVGYTDDKKLINIGATWDGSSSDYELMIYNPATVSIDARKFNDFSVNPANKKILYWPTGAAVSGDKLFVPVYTKDVSDGTNKVLSSDATMRVYKYPSLEYVTTIKDTRTTAIGLYYTNTGIVQTESGDIYTFSSNARAGGYPVTGVSSGVLRVRKGDAKFDPGYFFDLQSSTLKGKVLAAYPLGGEKVFISYIPTEVDAVNSVYSFLNTKTIFKSAILDLSAKTILAVTGLPDHGGDEFFGLGSMFVENGKAYKSFVTGDQARVYQIDIATGAAKAGALIKEGLYLPSIGKLTY; encoded by the coding sequence ATGTTTGTAAACAAATTCGCAAAATGCTTTGCATTGGCTTTTCTGTCATGCTCTATCTTTTCATGCAGCAGTGATGATTCCTCGAAAGATGGAACACCAACTGTAAACGGAACTAAATATGTAGCATCTTATTGGCTGGCCGATTATACACAGTATATATTAGATTTTAATTCTACAGATCAGTTAATGACCGGAGAAATTAGTGCAAAAGGAGTGGGGATTGAGCAGGGAGGAAGTTGTTTTCCTGTGAACAATACATTTTTTGCCTTAAGCACAGAAGATGAAGGGTCGGTATCGTTTCGTCTGAACAATGCCGGAAAGCTGGCAGCGGGAGATAAGATTTCTTTCGAGTCTTCTTATGCTGTAGGGTATACGGATGATAAAAAATTAATCAATATTGGCGCAACCTGGGACGGTAGTTCATCTGATTATGAATTGATGATTTACAATCCTGCGACAGTTTCTATCGATGCCCGTAAGTTCAACGATTTTAGTGTGAATCCAGCCAATAAAAAAATATTATACTGGCCAACAGGAGCGGCAGTTTCAGGGGATAAACTTTTTGTTCCGGTGTATACCAAAGATGTAAGCGACGGAACCAATAAAGTATTATCGTCTGATGCTACAATGAGAGTATACAAATATCCTTCTTTAGAATATGTAACGACGATAAAAGACACCAGAACAACTGCAATTGGTCTTTATTATACCAATACCGGAATTGTTCAGACAGAATCTGGGGATATTTATACGTTCTCCTCTAATGCTCGTGCAGGAGGTTATCCGGTTACAGGAGTTTCATCAGGAGTTCTACGTGTTAGAAAAGGCGATGCCAAGTTTGATCCGGGTTACTTTTTCGATCTTCAGTCAAGTACTTTAAAAGGTAAAGTTCTTGCTGCTTATCCTTTAGGAGGAGAGAAAGTTTTCATCTCTTATATTCCTACCGAAGTTGATGCTGTTAATTCTGTATACAGTTTCCTTAACACAAAAACAATTTTCAAATCGGCAATATTGGATTTATCTGCCAAAACAATCCTAGCGGTTACCGGATTACCGGATCATGGCGGAGATGAATTCTTCGGATTGGGAAGTATGTTTGTAGAAAACGGAAAAGCATACAAAAGTTTTGTAACAGGCGATCAGGCACGTGTGTACCAAATCGACATTGCAACCGGTGCTGCAAAAGCGGGTGCGCTTATCAAAGAAGGTCTTTATTTGCCTTCAATTGGTAAACTTACTTACTAA
- a CDS encoding PepSY-associated TM helix domain-containing protein — protein MNAIKNRTGKPPNKGKSRFSKINAWLHLWLGLASGIIVFIMAITGCILVFEEEIKEFTSPWLNVEAQSPEQLLPPSKIYAAVQKALPNKEIHGFWYNGLDKSVKVDIESDSLIYVNPYNGKITGMVDHEDFFHIIDEGHRNLWLERDIGAQITAWATFVFFFLLISGLILWFPKKWNKTTINSSFKIKWEAKFKRLNYDLHNVMGFYVLILALLISFTGLLMSFHWLRESTYWISGGWAEVKEQTVSVKKEPLSKEQLDKLTAADFIWKKVRTEIAKENKEAVIIHFPDDPKEDFYACTDMYKGIWRDLYFDSKTLELLPKSEKYIGNERFSDWLMRSNYSLHIGAIGGLSTKIIYFIGSLICASLPITGFYIWWGRKKKQKSKV, from the coding sequence ATGAATGCTATTAAAAACCGCACAGGTAAACCGCCCAATAAAGGAAAATCACGTTTTAGTAAAATCAATGCCTGGCTGCACTTATGGCTGGGACTTGCTTCCGGAATAATTGTATTTATCATGGCAATTACCGGCTGTATTTTGGTTTTTGAAGAAGAAATCAAAGAGTTTACTTCGCCCTGGCTCAATGTCGAAGCTCAAAGTCCTGAGCAGTTATTACCCCCTTCTAAAATTTATGCAGCAGTTCAAAAAGCACTGCCCAACAAAGAAATTCATGGTTTCTGGTATAATGGTTTAGACAAATCAGTTAAAGTCGATATCGAATCGGATTCGTTGATTTATGTAAACCCCTATAACGGTAAAATTACCGGGATGGTTGATCATGAAGATTTCTTTCACATAATCGATGAAGGGCATCGGAATCTTTGGCTGGAGCGGGATATTGGAGCGCAAATAACGGCCTGGGCAACCTTTGTTTTTTTCTTTTTACTGATAAGCGGACTGATATTGTGGTTTCCGAAAAAGTGGAACAAAACAACCATTAACAGCAGTTTTAAAATAAAGTGGGAGGCTAAGTTCAAGCGCCTCAATTACGATTTGCACAATGTAATGGGTTTTTATGTGCTCATTTTGGCATTGCTGATTTCTTTTACCGGATTGTTAATGAGTTTTCATTGGCTAAGGGAAAGTACCTACTGGATTAGTGGTGGATGGGCAGAGGTAAAGGAGCAGACGGTTTCTGTTAAAAAGGAGCCCCTGTCTAAAGAGCAATTAGACAAACTGACTGCTGCCGATTTTATTTGGAAAAAGGTTCGGACGGAAATTGCCAAAGAAAATAAAGAAGCAGTCATCATTCATTTTCCCGATGATCCGAAAGAAGATTTTTACGCCTGTACGGATATGTACAAAGGCATTTGGAGAGATCTGTATTTTGACTCCAAAACGCTTGAATTACTTCCAAAATCAGAAAAATATATTGGTAATGAACGTTTTTCAGATTGGTTGATGCGATCCAATTACAGCCTTCATATTGGTGCAATAGGAGGATTGTCGACCAAAATAATTTATTTCATAGGCAGTTTAATCTGCGCCAGTTTACCCATTACCGGATTTTACATCTGGTGGGGCAGAAAGAAAAAGCAAAAATCAAAAGTTTAG